A DNA window from Drosophila biarmipes strain raj3 chromosome 2R, RU_DBia_V1.1, whole genome shotgun sequence contains the following coding sequences:
- the LOC108030068 gene encoding bromodomain adjacent to zinc finger domain protein 2B isoform X2, giving the protein MNKNAGDGSDGKNSNKNSNAGGGAGAGGPHDPTGLLDAASLFAYWGRDPTGAAAAAASNPLFNSQFNAAAAAGLGLLPQAGGASANDRYNMAAAAAAAAGAHHHQNTMAVAASQAASLAGLHPASWWSMAQLAAQDYFSRLQASGLSPFPHPDLAAAFGPAGMGMGGGAGGAGAGGGGAGVLGQGGGNGGGGNGGGGSSSGSTGSKSNKSRKEKRAAQQQQQQQQSLANSLNAAAAAAAAAAANHPAAALASMHGFGVGVPGTSIPSVSTGSGSISTNSGGHGSYKSTASAYGKPSTMTSSSMASNPGSAYDPVTLHKELLAMQAVAAAASGSGSSSSSSKKSGGGGSSSSSMHGHGMGMGGSGGLMSSGKASTSVSASNSSLGGMHPSLANSNPLMSPHAALGSSSSSSGKDRDKNNPSLNALNSLSQFGALGMTPQQSMQAAMNAFAASTGVSSSATITSSPHHSSQQQQQQMGGNSSTSGSGGKSSAKDYMMGTGSEHPSLLGVRLPPDTEIIKYTSSIVGPKIPGLSPAKRARLEMEYAAMAAAAQQQHQQAQQQHQAQQQLHGMLGAAGIPGMAGLVGLPGMSGNPLDQLSVSKASSSTAATTSTSSSSAGNSNLLNQSSSDRVEVIKLPPTITSNGAYNLSSKGKEVHDLTTDLAPTSGGVNLSLKANANNASALAPSGAVGSASNPITIDDFDAPLNLSMKPSDKSNSGSTTPAGGASSSSSATLANLASDYQAVASGQGGNSLQSLSSITAALGGTGGMPGGSISGSGGTSPAPAGASTGASGGTGSGSGGGSSSYKEGRPRNLGRGVSKPKKNTVASLLAQSRAVGLKPMLATQQLLQQGADIEKIRLALSEANAHMETSTDSESVAAESGLSESESEDANILNVAELRVPLELGWKRETVIRGLTKQGQIRGEVTYYAPGSTTPLKSNGQVFAILEQQPSNLSRENFSFSARAIVGSFLQPAPPPYANDGEYIRMTDEDVAKRLEDLKVFTRQTLNVEQRIEIAKQQQAMRDAKKLQKEELARNKEKARQEKNSKLEQQRKDKELKNQQAVEERKKRQEELDRLKQEELLKKQQELQKQKEMLLAAEMERERRRQHMSLIRMLEVRRKFEDREKKKHQLVLDRLLLRERRMAERKRDAEILQLIRRPNEDSELPQELVIPELDRIAGNRLPGQAMADLLMVFEFLHNFGETLGFDMESLPTLQNLHDALISDSSADAEEELLSVMTHLLVCAIEDPGVPNPGRHTTLLGQSLRNADITNSNVSEILRIYLYATATGEVRQMHGITVDRERERRVPDHHQVDTDTATHSHSAKNQEYYKLLHENDTWKLSHSLKDRPFVALNPTRKAQMLAHLCNDLLMNKAVLRQIDGSLETCAQMRKEKYMTDMKVRKYKALHMRKARIEAYERAQAEREAAMQALMAQQKLDAERLKAEEEAKAAAAEEAAAAAGTEEEATKDGSPNGEKPKEEDQDEQAITKEPQQQPMDVDGVVDEESLVSPAKNVIQADSTLTPNKQDMATPTYQINGSSTPTTSATTGSDVSALLQAKKSGARNSINDEHHHDVSIIDDDLSDLDSEITNVEEDEDNRLSADELQKKLDKIVRASLNCKEALEKSTNQLRAACFGQDRFWRRYWKLPKAGGIFIEALESAQNDICGYHEALEAMDDKKDAEGEKDNAEKEKTDAESVEQPMDVDESLTQVEDGAPAQNEEPSETNQPNSHQEEEDDDDDVTEINKVEPEIVDLGDDDDEAAPPVPKAEPPRPEIKVKSEMELMGPPPTTMISTKTDFEAEIKIPAMPGILMPPTLNNNNSSNNNNNNNGSDNCDKLESGLNLGLSQQQQPNFGQAVIKMEDVKKEDDCIIVSTSSADDTPKWFSIVRREVPLVSELPAEEGGVVGQELQTSFANQNCSAQLQLQGHPWDLINNMQYYSIPMDECKVDTSKIVNECVFSLSGLDEKQMLAKVEEYKAHKAESKNGLGSPHRHPETEDDEEQAKLRLDKNFGTEMETDADELAAGKDKFFRLRSDAPPDTGGGANEGGAQDVKPKIELRLDEALSQAYYHNIANMSLSSVQTYIPIDIPLPLSMTPDEHRLLEQVKLAGFPERVHGVYVPRRQRYGWWQLDDEQKLRQLLKTLNPSGLRERELQENLQRFLGLEQPLGVNYQLKSDTEFPEEFLMPDKKGDWNPKVAKRVELALIEQLESLEDKVASASMQLKNWQLPNRVESELTLDSQEDVTEEDFVSIIPMIRERIIDLEANIERRYLKPPLGSQTGDAHLAVIAQNQHTTTQTQNSASAAAYLLQMQQQQQQQQLAQQQQQQGSATGNSLNPSSFNERTMALAAAAAASGTGNNATGGVNSAAGGGGGATPCESGSGEPNSGNASPASNCDSDRDEKVEHIPKGLVQWRDAVSRSHTTAQLAMALYVLESCVAWDKSIMKAYATKNKSSKKKSSAKKQATPSKKQQQKIKQKEQHLTPTSNGKKKETPSKKPEKKAPLSIKINLKALAQNGQNAQQQTQSNTLSTSRSQSPPPSSNPHTSDSDSDFGTRTTKKKGGGKRRRSANQTNSSKSSNSLQNCQFCTSGENEDKLLLCDGCDKGYHTYCFKPKMDNIPDGDWYCYECVNKATNERKCIVCGGHRPSPVGKMIYCDLCPRAYHADCYIPPLLKVPRGKWYCHGCISRAPPPKKRSAGGSASSSSKSRRDRDRDSGGSAKRRSDNSKTPAMEHMQQMQIQQQQHMQPLSGGDPHHHHHQQPPSLNSSSHDESMNSLTAVPLSPAHSVASATAYDDQHHANNSVDGSSRFQAHHIPPPNNNGTAALLEDAATVMPGSYPVYQPVAAGNFSAGLISPAPVAPPAAMQFANVVAMSPRAATPTRTRTPTPTPAPTPPPPPPPPTPLHMQASPTATALHVTACQSPPQHQQQQQQLLTMPSPPAIGVGAGSNQMSPPPINIHAIQEAKEKLKQEKKEKHATKKLMKELAVCKTLLGEMELHEDSWPFLLPVNTKQFPTYRKIIKIPMDLSTIKKKLLDLSYKGREDFCVDVRQIFDNCEMFNEDDSPVGKAGHGMRKFFESRWGELTDKHS; this is encoded by the exons gagcaggtgTCCTTGGCCAGGGCGGCGGAAATGGAGGAGGTGGCAACGGAGGCGGTGGCTCTTCATCCGGCTCCACAGGCAGCAAGTCGAATAAGTCGCGCAAGGAGAAGCGAGctgcccagcagcaacaacaacagcagcaaagTCTGGCCAACAGTCTGAAcgcggcagctgcggcggcagcagcagcagcggccaaCCATCCCGCAGCTGCGCTGGCCAGTATGCATGGATTCGGAGTGGGAGTGCCGGGCACCAGCATTCCGTCGGTGAGCACGGGCAGTGGTTCTATATCCACCAACAGTGGCGgccatgggagctataag AGCACGGCTAGCGCCTATGGAAAACCCTCGACCATGACGAGCAGTAGTATGGCTAGCAATCCGGGCTCCGCTTACGATCCTGTGACTCTTCACAAGGAGCTCTTGGCCATGCAGGCCGTGGCAGCCGCTGCCTCCGGCTCGGGTTCAAGCAGTTCCTCCAGCAAGAAGTCCGGTGGAGGTGGCTCGTCATCCTCCTCAATGCATGGCCATGGGATGGGAATGGGTGGCAGCGGTGGACTGATGTCCAGTGGCAAGGCTTCGACCAGTGTAAGCGCTAGCAATTCATCACTAGGAGGAATGCATCCCAGTCTGGCCAATAGCAATCCGCTCATGTCTCCGCATGCGGCATTGGGCTCATCCTCTTCGTCATCCGGCAAGGATCGTGACAAAAACAATCCCTCGCTAAACGCGCTCAACTCGCTGTCACAGTTTGGAGCCTTGGGCATGACGCCGCAACAGAGCATGCAGGCGGCAATGAATGCTTTTGCGGCCAGCACCGGAGTGTCGTCCTCGGCCACGATAACCTCTTCGCCGCATCACTcctcccagcagcagcagcagcaaatggGCGGCAACAGTTCCACGTCAGGATCGGGCGGCAAGTCCAGCGCCAAGGATTACATGATGGG CACTGGTAGTGAGCACCCGTCTCTACTGGGAGTTCGTTTACCACCGGACACGGAGATAATCAAGTACACGTCCTCCATTGTGGGACCCAAGATACCTG GTCTCAGTCCCGCGAAGCGGGCTAGACTCGAAATGGAGTACGCGGCAATGGCCGCGGCCGCccagcaacaacatcagcaggcccagcagcaacaccaggcGCAGCAGCAACTCCACGGGATGCTGGGGGCAGCAGGAATCCCTGGAATGGCTGGACTGGTCGGTCTGCCCGGCATGAGTGGCAATCCGCTCGATCAGTTGAGTGTGAGCAAGGCCAGCTCCTCGACGGCGGCCACCACCAGTACCAGTTCCTCCTCAGCAGGGAACAGCAACCTGCTCAACCAGAGCTCCAGTGATCGCGTGGAGGTGATCAAACTGCCGCCAACAATCACTTCGAATGGGGCCTATAACCTCTCCAGCAAGGGAAAAGAGGTGCACGACCTCACCACCGATCTGGCACCCACTTCCGGAGGTGTGAATCTCAGCCTGAAGGCCAATGCGAACAATGCCAGCGCCTTAGCGCCCAGCGGAGCCGTGGGCTCAGCCTCTAATCCCATCACCATCGATGACTTTGATGCTCCACTTAATCTATCCATGAAACCCTCGGACAAGAGCAACAGTGGCTCTACAACTCCGGCAGGAGGAGCCTCCTCTTCATCCAGCGCAACGTTGGCCAATTTGGCCAGTGACTATCAGGCGGTGGCCAGTGGCCAAGGCGGAAATAGCCTGCAGAGCTTGAGCTCGATTACAGCTGCTTTGGGAGGAACTGGAGGCATGCCAGGTGGCTCCATTTCGGGCAGCGGAGGCACCTCCCCGGCTCCGGCGGGGGCCAGCACAGGAGCCTCTGGTGGTACGGGATCTGGTTCCGGCGGGGGTTCGTCTTCTTACAAAGAGGGAAGACCTCGCAACCTTGGACGCGGTGTATCCAAGCCCAAGAAAAACACGGTTGCTTCGCTGCTGGCCCAATCCCGAGCTGTGGGCCTAAAACCCATGCTGGCCACCCAGCAACTTCTTCAGCAGGGTGCTGATATA GAGAAAATTCGACTAGCGCTGAGCGAGGCCAATGCTCATATGGAGACCTCCACGGATTCCGAGAGCGTGGCAGCTGAGAGTGGACTCTCAGAGTCTGAGAGCGAGGATGCCAACATCTTGAATGTGGCGGAGCTGAGGGTGCCACTGGAATTGGGCTGGAAGCGGGAGACAGTGATCCGTGGTCTGACTAAGCAGGGTCAAATCCGTGGCGAGGTCACCTACTATGCTCCGGGAAGCACGACTCCTCTGAAGAGCAACGGACAGGTTTTTGCT ATCCTGGAGCAGCAGCCATCGAATCTGAGCCGTGAGAACTTCAGTTTCTCTGCTCGAGCCATTGTGGGCTCCTTCCTGCAGCCCGCTCCACCGCCGTACGCCAACGATGGCGAGTACATACGGATGACGGACGAGGATGTGGCCAAACGGCTGGAGGATCTTAAGGTCTTCACCCGTCAGACACTTAATGTGGAGCAGCGTATCGAGATCgccaagcagcagcaggcgatGCGTGATGCCAAGAAGCTGCAGAAGGAGGAGTTGGCCAGGAACAAGGAGAAGGCACGCCAGGAGAAGAACTCCAAGCTGGAGCAGCAGCGCAAGGACAAGGAGCTCAAGAACCAGCAGGCCGTCGAG GAGCGCAAAAAGCGTCAGGAGGAGCTAGATCGCCTTAAGCAAGAGGAATTGCTTAAGAAGCAACAG GAGCTGCAAAAACAGAAAGAGATGCTGTTGGCTGCCGAAATG GAACGAGAGCGTCGTCGCCAGCATATGAGCCTCATTCGGATGCTGGAGGTGCGTCGCAAGTTCGAGGATCGCGAAAAGAAGAAGCACCAGCTGGTGCTGGACCGTCTACTCCTGCGTGAGCGTCGCATGGCGGAGCGGAAACGAGATGCAGAGATCCTGCAGTTGATCAGGCGACCCAACGAGGACTCTGAGCTTCCACAGGAATTGGTGATCCCAGAGCTGGACAGGATTGCGGGCAACCGTCTGCCCGGCCAGGCAATGGCCGATCTGCTGATGGTCTTCGAATTCCTGCACAACTTCGGCGAAACTTTGGGCTTTGACATGGAATCACTGCCAACACTCCAGAACCTACACGATGCATTGATTAGCGATAGCAGCGCAGACGCTGAAGAAGAACTACTGTCGGTAATGACGCATCTATTGGTCTGTGCCATTGAGGATCCGGGAGTTCCCAATCCCGGTAGACACACCACCTTGCTGGGACAATCGCTCCGCAACGCGGACATAACCAACTCGAATGTGTCGGAGATCCTGAGGATCTATCTGTATGCCACGGCCACGGGTGAGGTGCGCCAAATGCACGGCATCACAGTGGATCGCGAGCGAGAGAGGAGAGTGCCTGATCACCACCAGGTGGATACCGATACCGCCACCCACTCACACTCGGCCAAGAACCAGGAGTATTACAAGCTCCTCCACGAGAACGACACCTGGAAGCTGTCGCATTCGCTGAAGGATCGCCCCTTCGTGGCCCTTAATCCCACCCGGAAAGCCCAGATGTTAGCCCACCTCTGCAATGATCTGTTGATGAACAAGGCGGTGCTTCGCCAGATTGATGGCAGTCTGGAGACCTGCGCCCAGATGCGCAAGGAAAAGTACATGACGGACATGAAGGTGCGCAAGTACAAGGCACTCCACATGCGCAAGGCTCGCATTGAGGCCTACGAACGGGCACAAGCGGAGCGCGAGGCAGCGATGCAGGCTCTGATGGCGCAGCAAAAGCTGGATGCAGAGCGTCTGAAGGCGGAGGAGGAAGCCAAGGCTGCGGCAGCAGAGgaggcagcagctgcagccggAACAGAGGAGGAGGCAACCAAGGATGGCTCACCCAATGGAGAGAAGCCGAAAGAGGAGGATCAGGATGAACAGGCGATCACCAAGGAACCCCAGCAGCAGCCCATGGATGTTGATGGCGTGGTCGATGAGGAATCGCTTGTGAGCCCCGCCAAAAACGTCATCCAAGCGGACAGCACTCTCACGCCCAACAAACAGGacatggccacgcccacctatCAAATAAATGGATCTAGTACTCCCACGACCAGTGCCACCACTGGATCCGACGTGAGTGCTCTGCTGCAGGCCAAGAAGAGCGGAGCACGCAACTCCATTAACGATGAGCACCACCATGATGTGAGCATTATCGACGATGATCTCTCCGACTTGGATTCGGAGATCACGAATgtcgaggaggacgaggacaaTCGCTTGAGTGCCGATGAGCTGCAGAAGAAGCTGGACAAGATTGTGAGGGCTTCGCTAAACTGCAAGGAGGCGCTGGAGAAGAGCACCAACCAGCTGAGGGCGGCCTGCTTTGGACAGGATCGCTTCTGGCGTCGCTACTGGAAGTTGCCCAAGGCGGGTGGCATCTTCATTGAAGCTCTTGAGTCGGCCCAGAATGATATATGCGGTTATCATGAGGCCTTGGAGGCCATGGACGACAAGAAGGATGCAGAGGGCGAGAAGGATAACGCAGAGAAAGAGAAAACCGATGCGGAGTCAGTTGAACAACCCATGGATGTGGATGAATCTCTCACGCAAGTGGAGGACGGAGCTCCAGCCCAGAATGAGGAGCCGTCTGAAACTAATCAGCCGAATTCCCATCAAGAAGAGGaggatgacgatgatgatgtgACCGAAATCAACAAGGTGGAACCGGAAATTGTTGACCTGggtgatgacgatgatgaagCAGCTCCGCCAGTGCCCAAAGCGGAACCTCCTCGGCCAGAGATAAAGGTTAAGTCAGAGATGGAGCTGATGGGTCCGCCGCCCACGACGATGATTTCCACCAAGACCGACTTCGAGGCGGAAATCAAGATACCCGCTATGCCTGGCATACTTATGCCACCCAccctcaacaacaacaacagcagcaataacaataacaacaataacggAAGCGACAACTGTGATAAGTTGGAATCGGGCTTGAATCTGGGATTaagtcagcagcagcagccaaacTTTGGACAGGCTGTAATCAAGATGGAGGATGTGAAGAAAGAGGACGACTGCATTATAGTTTCCACATCCAGTGCTGACGATACACCCAAGTGGTTCTCCATTGTGCGCCGGGAAGTGCCGCTGGTCAGTGAGCTGCCAGCGGAGGAGGGCGGCGTCGTGGGCCAGGAACTGCAGACCAGCTTTGCCAACCAGAACTGCTCCgcccagctgcagctgcagggTCATCCCTGGGATCTGATCAACAACATGCAGTACTACTCGATACCCATGGACGAATGCAAGGTGGACACCAGCAAGATAGTCAACGAGTGCGTCTTCTCGCTGAGTGGCCTCGATGAGAAGCAAATGCTGGCCAAGGTGGAGGAGTACAAGGCCCACAAGGCGGAGTCAAAAAACGGTCTGGGCTCTCCTCATCGCCACCCCGAGACTGAAGATGATGAGGAGCAGGCCAAGTTGAGGTTGGACAAGAATTTCGGCACCGAAATGGAAACGGATGCAGATGAACTGGCGGCTGGCAAGGACAAGTTTTTTCGCTTGCGCTCTGATGCGCCCCCGGACACGGGGGGAGGGGCAAACGAGGGGGGAGCCCAGGACGTGAAGCCCAAGATTGAGCTGCGCCTGGATGAGGCGCTATCGCAGGCATATTACCACAACATTGCCAACATGTCGCTGAGCAGTGTGCAAACGTACATACCCATCGACataccgctgccgctctccATGACGCCCGACGAGCATCGTCTTCTGGAGCAGGTCAAGCTGGCGGGTTTTCCGGAACGAGTCCACGGGGTCTACGTGCCTCGACGACAGCGCTACGGCTGGTGGCAGTTGGATGACGAGCAGAAGTTGCGCCAGTTGCTCAAGACCCTGAATCCGTCTGGGCTGAGGGAGCGGGAGCTGCAGGAGAATCTTCAGCGTTTCCTCGGGCTGGAACAGCCATTGGGTGTGAACTATCAGCTCAAGTCGGATACAGAGTTTCCGGAGGAGTTCCTTATGCCCGACAAGAAGGGCGATTGGAACCCCAAGGTGGCCAAACGTGTGGAACTTGCGCTCATCGAGCAACTGGAATCCCTGGAGGACAAGGTGGCCAGTGCCTCGATGCAGTTGAAGAACTGGCAGTTGCCCAATCGCGTGGAGAGTGAGCTCACCCTGGACTCGCAGGAGGATGTCACCGAGGAGGATTTCGTGAGCATTATACCCATGATCCGGGAGAGGATTATTGATTTGGAGGCGAATATCGAGAGACGCTACTTGAAGCCCCCCTTGGGATCGCAGACCGGCGATGCCCACCTGGCGGTGATTGCCCAGAACCAGCATACCACCACCCAGACGCAGAATTCCGCATCGGCGGCAGCATATCTCCTGCagatgcaacagcagcagcagcaacaacagttggcccaacaacagcagcaacaaggaTCGGCAACGGGCAATAGCCTGAATCCCTCGTCCTTCAATGAGCGCACCATGGCtctggcggcggcggcagcagcttcGGGAACAGGAAACAacgccaccggaggcgtgaacTCTgcagccggaggaggaggaggagcaacCCCCTGTGAATCGGGCAGCGGGGAACCGAACTCCGGCAATGCCTCGCCGGCCAGCAACTGCGACAGCGACCGGGATGAGAAGGTGGAGCACATCCCCAAGGGATTGGTGCAGTGGCGCGATGCAGTGTCCCGGTCGCACACCACCGCCCAGCTGGCGATGGCCCTGTACGTCCTGGAATCCTGCGTGGCCTGGGACAAGAGCATTATGAAAGCG tatgcaacaaaaaacaAGTCCAGCAAGAAGAAGAGCAGCGCCAAAAAGCAGGCCACACCGTcgaaaaagcagcagcaaaagaTAAAGCAGAAGGAGCAGCACTTGACCCCCACCAGCAATGGGAAAAAGAAGGAGACCCCCAGCAAAAAGCCAGAGAAGAAAGCTCCCCTGAGCATCAAAATCAACCTGAAGGCTCTGGCGCAAAATGGGCAGAACGCGCAGCAGCAAACCCAAAGCAACACCCTCTCCACATCCCGATCCCAATCCCCTCCCCCGTCCTCCAATCCACACACTAGCGACTCCGACTCGGACTTTGGCACACGGACGACGAAGAAGAAGGGCGGCGGCAAACGCAGACGCTCGGCCAACCAAACAAACTCTAGCAAATCTTCCAATTCCTTACAGAATTGCCAGTTCTGCACGTCCGGCGAGAACGAGGACAAGTTGCTACTGTGCGACGGCTGCGACAAGGGCTATCACACCTACTGCTTCAAGCCCAAGATGGACAACATTCCCGATGGCGATTG GTACTGCTACGAGTGCGTGAACAAGGCCACCAATGAGCGCAAGTGCATCGTGTGCGGCGGTCACCGTCCCTCGCCCGTGGGCAAGATGATCTATTGTGACTTGTGCCCCCGTGCCTACCACGCCGACTGCTACATACCGCCGCTGCTGAAGGTGCCGCGTGGCAAGTGGTACTGCCACGGCTGCATCTCGCGAGCGCCTCCGCCCAAGAAACGCAGCGCTGGCGGatcggccagcagcagcagcaaatctCGGCGGGACAGGGACAGGGACTCGGGCGGATCGGCCAAGCGGCGGAGCGACAACAGCAAGACCCCGGCCATGGAGCACATGCAACAGATGCAGAtccaacaacagcagcataTGCAGCCTCTGTCCGGCGGAGATCcccaccatcatcatcatcagcagccGCCGTCTCTGAACTCCTCGTCGCACGATGAGTCGATGAATTCGCTGACGGCGGTGCCTTTGAG TCCGGCGCACTCGGTGGCCTCGGCCACGGCCTACGATGACCAGCACCATGCCAACAATTCGGTCGACGGCAGCAGCCGCTTCCAAGCGCACCACATCCCTCCGCCGAATAACAATGGCACAGCGGCTCTGCTGGAAGATGCGGCGACGGTGATGCCCGGCAGCTACCCCGTTTATCAGCCAGTTGCGGCTGGCAACTTCTCGGCTGGATTGATAAGCCCAGCGCCGGTGGCACCACCAGCAGCGATGCAGTTTGCCAACGTGGTGGCCATGTCGCCACgggctgccacgcccacacgcACCCGAACGCCCACACCGACGCCAGCGCCTActccgccaccaccaccaccgccgccgacACCGCTGCACATGCAGGCCTCGCCCACAGCTACCGCCCTCCATGTAACCGCCTGCCAGTCGCCGCcccaacaccagcagcagcagcagcagctgttgACCATGCCCTCGCCACCAGCCATAGGAGTGGGAGCGGGAAGCAACCAAATGTCGCCGCCGCCCATCAACATACATGCCATTCAGGAGGCCAAGGAGAAGCTGAAGCAGGAGAAGAAGGAGAAGCACGCCACCAAGAAGCTCATGAAGGAGCTGGCCGTCTGCAAGACGCTATTGGGGGAAATGGAG CTCCACGAGGACTCTTGGCCATTTCTATTGCCAGTGAATACCAAGCAGTTTCCTACATAtcgaaaaataatcaaaattccCATGGACTTGTCCACGATCAAGAAGAAACTGCTGGATTTAAG ctACAAAGGCCGTGAGGACTTTTGCGTGGATGTGCGTCAGATCTTCGACAACTGTGAGATGTTCAACGAGGATGATTCGCCCGTGGGCAAGGCGGGACATGGCATGCGCAAGTTCTTTGAGTCACGCTGGGGCGAGCTGACCGACAAACACTCCTGA